One Capra hircus breed San Clemente chromosome 3, ASM170441v1, whole genome shotgun sequence genomic window, atatcATTCTTAATAGGGAAAGGGGATGGGAGATGTAGGTCTCTTAAGGGAGAATAAATGCCTTTGAGGGGAAAGGAATAGGCCATAGAATAATAGATGGGAggtataatgaaagtgaaagtcacacaactgtgtcctattctttgcgaccccatagattgtagcccatcaggctcctgtgttgatggaattctccaggcaagaatattggagtgggtggccatttccttctccaggggatcttcctgacacagggatcaaacccagatctcccacattgggggcagattctttatcatctgagccaccagggagatgtGATAGTTTGTGACAAAGCTGGTCTGGGTATGGTCTCGACTTCTAGTCTCCTCTCCTGTGATGAGTCAATCTTTCCTATTCAGTGTAATTCCTGGGGGAGGGCATTTATGACAATCAAGTTTCTTTTGGAAAATCTGTTCTTAGGTAGCTAATGGGAGTTCAGAGAAAGTCAGCCTCTACATATCCTGTTTTGCAAGTGACTACAGCTCAAAATTATCAAtatgccaaagtggcatattCTGGAGTGGCAATTTCTATGATCTTTCAGTACAGTAGAAGGGACCTCTCCTAACCTCAACCCCCAGTGAGAAACACTTTTACATTGCTTCTTAGTCACATTCacaaaagaatataaattataatagGTTTCACAAAATGATATTTACTATTTGTGATATACtctgatatttttctcttgtCTTCTTAAAAAGGGGGAGGAAAAAGGTGATCTCTGTCAAAAAACAATTTCATAACCCACTAATAAGTTACAACTCATAGCTAGAAAAACAGTGGCTAGAGGACACTACAAAGGATAAAGTAAAACTCATCTTACTTATGTTTTAAAgtcaatatttttctgaaacatgCCTTCTGAATTTCTCTATTCTTGTACACACAACGTGATGCCTGTCTTTGTGGGGAAGTGATACCCATGTGAATAGCAAGAGTGGAAGGCCTATTGTGGAGGATGACAAACAGAAATGCGGATTGAGCTTCGTGGGAGCTGAGAGGGAAAGGTCAATTCCAGGTGAACAAACAAGGGAACCCATCCTGTAGGAGGTGATATTTGAGGTGGGTTCTCAAGAATATTTAGGATTTGAGACATGTTCAGATTGGGGGCTAAGGAAGGTGGTGTAATCCAGGCAGAAGGGACAGTGAAAACAAACGAACATGTAGCACAGACAAAGGGCAATAAGGAGAAGTGAGCTTTTCATGCTGGAGACATTAAGGACCAGTTTCAGGGACCTCAAATGCCAAATTAGGGATAGGCTAGGTTTACATAAGGAAATGAACAATGATGTTTATAACAGCATTTTTGTGATGATGGGGAATTGGAGCAAATGTGGGTGCTTTTCACTGGGAGAGAGGGGGATAAAGTGTGCTGTTCGTACTTCTTGAAGTTTAATGCAATACTTCAGCCAACAGAGTGCACATTTATATCACAACATGTATAGCAAAGAGAGATGCAGATGTTTTGTGGGAGTAGAGAGGCAAAGGTCAATGTTTAAAATATAGGTTAGAAAGGGAGAagataaaaaatagaataaaatataaaacacaatgcCACTTACATGCATTCTGAGAAAGTAGACATTCGCTAGGACTGAGAAAGTAAAAAATCTGTTTTGCCATTCATCAGGCTGGGATAATCTAGTCACAGAATGAGAGGAAACACAAGTCCCAAGGACATATAACTGTACAAAGAATCAGAATCCCCTTCTTTGTgtgaccacagctttcttattcactgAGAAACCATGTTCTCTTAAAAACTTTTTCTGTGTGAAATCTTATCAGTAAGAATGAAATATCCTCTTCCTGTCCAGAGGACCTAAATCACTCTGACGCAGAGAAGCAGCCTTGGTTTTCAACCCaggttgtttacttgctaagtcgtgtcggctcttttgtgaccccatagcctgccagactcctctgtccatgggatttctcaggcaataatactggaaggagttgccatttccttctccaggatatcttctccacccggggactgaacccaagtctcttgtgcctcctgcattggcaggcagattcttcaccactgagccatcagggactagataataattctttataaaataagtaGATACAGATTTTCAATCACCCATATTAAATGAATGGTTAAACCTAGTCTCCCTAGTCACAGGGATAGTCTTTCAGCTAGAGGTCGATTTTGCAACCCGAACAGGGCTGCCCCTCAGGCCTACTCTCTATGCCACAATCACTGATTAGCCATATTGCGATCAATGTTAGCCTCCCTTTTAAAGGACCAAAATTATCCAGACCATATTGTGCAACCAAATATGACTAAGAATTGCTGATAGAGTTTTAAATttcttactttcatttttttttcttttgaaagccaAACTATGGCAGTAAGGCAGGCCACTGGAGGTTTGTGAGCAGGTAGGTGATAAGGTCAGGTCTGTGACTCTAGTCACAGGACATAAAATGGATTAGAGAGGTTTTGAGCCTAGGATAACAGAAGTGAAACCCTAATACTTTGTCCTACTTGAACAGAATAGGTATTTGTGTATATGTCTTATCCCCCTTCTGAATTCtttcccatttgaaagcagaaattTTACTGTGGAACCATCATGACACAAAGTTGGAATGCATTAAAAAGTAGAGGAaggtggcttccctggcagtccggtggttaagactccatgctttcactggaCTGGGCACAAGTTCCATCCctaattggggaactaagatctcacttgCCACGCGGAGAAGCCAAGGGGGGAAAAACAAGTAAGGTGGAGAAAGGACTGGAAACAACACAACTATCCATCAAGTGACTGAAATTATCAGTTGTGGCCATAAAATGGAATACAACTCACCAATACAAAGGAATGAACATGCACCTAAATATGAATAAAtcttatgctgagtgaaagcaGCCAGATACAAATGATACCCATTGTATGATACAAACTGTCTATAATGATATAAAGCAAACTGGTGGTTCCccgagggcaggaagagagccAAAGGAGGACACTGATGAAGTGGGCAGGAGGGCAGAATTATGAAAGGAGCATGAAGAAACCTTttgtggaggtggggggagggggatggaTATGTCCCTTATGTTGATTGCAGTGATGTTTTCATGGGTATATACATATGTCTAAATTTAACAAATTGTATTTTAAACACGTACAGTTTATTGTATGCCAATTACCGCAGTAAACCGTTTCTTTGTTactatttttaaagaagagataAAGGTAGAGAAATTAATTGAGAGGTGTCACTTGGGGTGGAAGATTATGGCCTTGGCTTGAAAGCAAGCTCTGgccaagccagaaagaaagagcaGTACAGTATGGTCCTGGGAAACAGCAAATGGGTTTAGGGGAAGGCAACTAGAGCAGAAAACCTGTATGTACAGCAGTAGGAGATAGAGCTgtgaaagaaggaagaggcagaTTATTGAGGGCCTTGAAGATCAAACTTTTTTAAAGTGTACATTGGGTTGTAGTTCTACCACTTACTTCCGAAATGAtcctggacaagttatttaacttctctgagattCAATTTCCTTTACTTATAAAGTAAGGACAGAACCTATCTTAAGTGGcggctgtgaagattaaatgaggcaaTGCATGTAAACCACTCAGCAGAGGACAAGGTAAACAGTTAAGTGCTCAGTAAGTAGAAGCAAGTATTATTATAACAAATATTGTTATTAACtctaacttgggcttccctcgtggctcagctggtaaagaatctatctgcaatcggaagaactggtttgatccctgagttgggaagatcccctggagaaggaaatggcaacccactccggtattctggcctggagaattccaccgactgtatagtccacggggtcgcagagtcagacacgactgagcaactttcacttcactaagcaAGTGTAGAGAGATGtttgagaaggagaaagaagagatcaAAGAGGTTCTTTAGGAGAATAAATCTCACTGTCAATAATCACCTCCCCTCCAGAATTAAAATATCAACTCTAACACTTCTTTCCCCTTCCTCACTTTATAACTTCCTTCCTAGTAAGCACCATGCCCAGGAGGAGCCCACAACCAGTAACCAAAGCTCTCTTATCTTAGTGAAAGTATTTCAGCTGGTGAGCCCTATGACTATGGGGCCAAACTAAACAGAGTTGAGCCATGGCCTCTGCAAAATGAGATTCCTCCACACACAGACTTTCagccaccactaccaccacctcaAGCCTTTCAGCCACCACGTCCACCACAGACGTTTACCCACGGTGCATCCTGAAATTAAAGTAGGtggtatttctctttattttaattttaaagcataAGTATTTCCCCCCAGACACAGGTTTTTGGTGTAGGGATCTCACTTTCTCAAGTCCCTTAAACACTGAACTAAGAGTTTATTCTTTGAGAGTTTCTGAGAAGCctttctatgcctcagtttcctcacctgtaaagtgggagACAATAATGGCAACTATTTCACAAagttcttgtgaggattaaatgagtcaataCGTGTGAAGGATCTAGAACAACAGCCGACAGACACATACTAAGTACTCTACAGGTATTTTCTAAACTTtgttaataactttattttttctattttatttatagcgCTTCTTGTTTGGTTTAAGTTTATGCTCATGCACTTTTCAATTACTAAGCATTAATAGTGTCCTCCTAACGGACTATTTCAGCCCCACTACCCTTTTGGAGTAGAAGCAGATGTGGTTAATGGTTTATAAATATTCACCTTCCAGGTCAGAGGCACTCAAACATCTCTATACATTTGCTTAGACCCAGTAGTGATTTTATCTACTTCATTTAGTTAGAAAATATATTACAGATAAAAGAATGCAGCCAAGCTTTTAAATTAACTGGTAAATTTATTAACAATAGCATATACATACATTTGAAAACACATATGTAAGAAACATTAAGATTTATTCAGTCTCTGATAATGTCTGGAGTCCATTTGGATTCATGAAACCCCTGCAATCAACTCCAGGACCCCTTATCCAAAAGCAGAGTTGAATAACTGATCAGACCATCAGTACCATTATCAGCAGAATCAAGGCCTGGACAGAAAAATACAATATTCCATaattacaatgaaataaaactgaaatgcaATCGTCCTTGCATTTGAGGGTACAGAGGTGGACAATGTTAGCTGCATGCCCAGTGGACCACTCACTCTCaacctcatttttaaagaaatattaacattctctacttttttctctctctctgggatATTccttggatcagggatcgaacctgtgtcttctgcactggcaggcggattctttaccagagccaccagggaagccccaaccttgTCTATTTTATAGGGTCTCCTGAACAGCAAATGAAACTGTGAATGTAAATGAAAAGTTCATCTCAATGGGGAACAAAAGATCAGGATGGAAGGAGGGTGTcataaatgaagaaaggaaaaggatctTCCAGTGAGCAATGTTCTGAATTTAATGAAAATCCAAAAGATTAGACCAAACTGAAAAGCATAAAGGAAGGACTTAAAACTGCCACCTCctccttagcacacacacacaaatacagccCTCCTCCCAGCTGTTGCCCTGAGGTGACCACAGCCAACTTAGGAAAGGAGCTCCaaaacatttccattttcatgTCTTCACATACATCTAACGGAAATGAAccacacccatccatccatccatgaaggctatttttaaaagaagagggacaaaaaaattaattcaacaaatactaaTTCAGTAAGTACTTAACTGtccactgtgtgccaagcactggttGGCGGGGACGATATAGAGGAAAACCAAACCAATAAAGTTTCTGATAAGGTCTTGAGGAAAAtggtaaacaagaaaaaaaacaaactattaaTAGCAAAACAATTTCTGACAGCTGCTAGGACGAAAATAAAATAGTGAGGGaccagaggcaggaaggagagacACAACTTCCCGAAGGTGTCTGAGAGGTGACGTTTGAGACCAGACTAAAATGACTAGTGCCTTCCAGTGACTTGACGCCGAAATATTCCgagaaaagagaattaaaagcaaaaatgatcCACAAACCAAGAAATAACAGGAATTTCACAGCGCCAAAGTGAGCGGCGCAAACCAGAACCTATGAATTCCGGAGCGGCGGGAGAGTTTGAATATTCATGTCCAATCAGGGAAAGGCTGAGACCAGGCAGCGCGGGCTCAGTACGAAGTATCCCGAACCGCTGGTGTCCACAGGAAGCCACATCGCAAGGGCCTAACTCGTGATCCGGCACCCACGCAGCTGCCAAACTCGCAATTCTTCAGGGCTGTGATGCAGTGTTCGAAAGACCCGGGCTTGGTCGTGTCCTGGGGTCCTTTCTTAAATGTGGATAGCTGAAATCACTCACTTCGTTTTGGAACACCGGTGACACGTACCCAACAGAGCCACCAGGACACAAGTAGAGGAGCAGTCTCAGTATCCTAATTTAGAACTGACTCATACGAAAGCTAAGCAGCAGTGAGGGTTAAGACGCGCCCTAGATTCAAAAGCAAAGCAAGTCACGCGCCAGGAATCTCAAGTCATAAGGGCTTAAAAAGCTACGTGTGTCATCTTCTATTACTTTTAGCCAACTAGAGTAACTTACTTTGTGAGGAACTGAGGAGAAACAAGTGAACAAGGCTCTTTTCTGGTGATTAGGTGGGTGGCtctgaaaagagcctttggaaaatcAAGCGGCTTTGCGACTCGTGCGAGCGCCGCGTCCCAGCAGGGACTCACTTGGAGCTGGTGTACTTGGTGACCGCCTTGGTGCCCTCGGACACGGCATGCTTGGCCAGCTCGCCAGGCAGCAGCAGGCGCACGGCCGTCTGGATCTCCCGAGACGTGATGGTTGAGCGCTTGTTGTAATGCGCCAAGCGCGACGCTTCGCCCGCGATGCGCTCGAAGATGTCGTTGACAAATGAGTTCATGATGCCCATGGCCTTGGACGAAATACCGGTGTCTGGGTGCACCTGCTTCAACACCTTGTACACGTAGATGGAATAGCTCTCCTTACGGCTGCGCTTGCGCTTCTTGCCGTCTTTCTTTTGGGCTTTGGTGACGGCTTTCTTGGAGCCCTTCTTGGGCGCGGGAGCGGATTTTGCCGGCTCAGGCATTGTGAAGCAACGCCGTTTGGCAAAAAAAGAGGTATGAGAATGGGCGGGCCTGATCCATTTATAACCACCGTATGCAAATTAAGGCTCCAAAAGTCTTACATTGCCATTGGTCCGTGGAGAGACCTTACGTTATCAGTAATAGCTACAGAATAACACCGACTCTTAACCTTATTGGCTGTTTCAGGAGCCAATTTAGGACCAATGAAAAGCTCGTTCCTGACCCCACCCCTCAGAAAACTTATAAAGGCTTTCCAATTGCTGatctttttaaacatttgctGAGGGGCTTTGATCTTTAAGTGTACTCCTCTTATCTTTAGTCATGTCTGGTCGCGGAAAGCAGGGAGGCAAGGCCCGCGCAAAGGCCAAGTCGCGTTCGTCCCGTGCAGGCTTGCAGTTCCCGGTAGGGCGAGTGCATCGCTTGCTGCGCAAAGGCAACTACGCTGAGCGGGTGGGGGCCGGCGCGCCCGTCTACATGGCGGCGGTTCTGGAGTATCTGACGGCCGAGATCCTGGAGCTTGCCGGCAACGCGGCGCGAGACAACAAAAAGACGCGCATCATCCCTCGTCACCTGCAGCTGGCCATCCGCAACGACGAAGAGCTGAACAAGCTGTTAGGCAAGGTTACCATCGCGCAAGGCGGCGTTTTGCCCAACATCCAGGCCGTTCTATTACCAAAGAAAACCGAAAGCCATAAAGCCAAAAGCAAATAAAGCCTTACAAAGTAAACCAAAGAACAAAGGCTCTTTTTAGAGCCACCCAAGTTTTCAAAAAAAGAGCTAATGCGCTATTTTGTGATCAGCCCTTTATTTTGACACTTTGGTGGTGGCTCTTAAAAGAGCCTTTGGGGTGAGTGGGGATGGTATCAAGCCTCTTAATTACTTATTCTTGCCAGGCTTGTGACTCTCCGTTTTCTTGGGCAATAAGACTGCCTGGATATTGGGTAAGACACCGCCCTGGGCAATAGTGACACCCCCGAGTAACTTGTTGAGCTCTTCATCATTTCTCACGGCCAGTTGCAAATGGCGAGGGATGATGCGCGTCTTCTTGTTGTCTCGGGCGGCGTTGCCCGCCAGCTCCAGGATCTCCGCGGTCAGGTACTCCAGCACTGCCGCCAAGTACACCGGTGCGCCGGCCCCCACCCTTTCGGCGTAGTTCCCTTTGCGCAGCAGGCGGTGCACTCGCCCTACAGGGAACTGAAGGCCAGCGCGGGATGAGCGCGACTTGGCCTTGGCCCGAGCTTTGCCTCCCTGCTTTCCGCGGCCTGACATTACTGCTAAAACTGCAGTTACAGCTTCTTTTTCaaggagaaggatatggcaaggGTAACCAATTTGATGTAATTTATAAGAGCTACCGGGAGGGGTGAAGGGAAGTGGTTTGATTGGCTGAAAGCGGAGTCCGATCGAACAGCCAATAGGAAAGCGAAAAGCAGACTCTTCGTTTGCATCTTGCGCTACGAGGAAATGACGGCTTATATAAGTACCTACCAATCGTTGTGAGCCATATTAAAGCCCTTTATTTGCATGCCAGGATTTTTAAAGTGAAGGCTTTCAAACAAAACACTcttctgttttgctttatttactGAGTGGCAATTTTTTTCTAGGTTACGGGTGGTAGGTTTTTTTCCGGTTTCCCAAAAAGGATTTTAAAGGGCTGCAGAGAGCCTTTAGCAGATGCAGTTACTCCCACTCAAGGGCCTTGGAACCTTAAATTACTAAGTTCCTCCTTTTCTGGCTCGTCAAAGCCAGACTaccttaaaaaatacaaaactgctgaggcctcttcttttctttcaatttagTTGTTGCCTGCGGTGTGGCTTCGCCCCATCCTCACCCGTCTGTTCCTCAGACTCCGGTTTAATCGAGGGCATTTCcttctcagaggatcttcccgacctaggaatcgaatccgggtctccagcattgcaggcaggtggattccttacggtctgagctaccagggaagaccagaaTAGTATGTCATCCTCCTCTTGACCTCTAGGAGGCGTCCCAAACCGCCTTCAACTTGAAGGCGTCTTTCCCTTGGCATTCAAAATGTCGCCCTCCGTCTTTCCTCATTCTGCTGCTTTTCCCCCTGTCCGTGTTTAAATCCCAGTGTTAAGCTCGGCTCTGCCTCCCTATTCGCCCTTTCCGCACACTTCATTCTTCACTCTTCCCGAAGTCGTACCCAATTCAGTGCTTTCATCTAGTATTTGCTGCAGAAGCTCAGGCCTGTATACCTGTTAACTGGATACTTCAACCTGTCTGTCCCTATAACTCGACCTATCCAAAAGCAAACTCATCCAGTcacctgccaccaccaccaccacccccactccccccaccaccaccacctcgcCACCCCCCGCCAGCTcccttctctttgttctttccctGAATTGCTCCAACAGTCTGCCCGATACCTGAGCTAACATCTACAGTTTCCTGCACCTTACAGCATATATTCATGAatattcctgagtattcattggagagactgatgttgaagctgaaacttaatactttggccacctgatgcgaagaactgactcattggaaaagaccctgatgctgggaaaggttgaaggcgggaggagaaagggactgcagaggatgagatggttggatggtatcaccgactcaatggacatgagtttgagtaaactccgggagctggcgatggacagggaggcctggcatgctacagtccatggggtcgcgaagagtcggacacgactgagcgacttcactttcatgcattggagaaggaaatggcaacccactctagtattcttgcctggagaatcccagggacgagggagcctggtgggctgccatctatggggtcgattTAGCAGGGGCAGCAGATTACttttaatacctaatacaatgtaaatgtcatgtaaatagttgtaaataaaatgtaaaactatgtACATAGTTGCCAAGGCAGGGAAAATtctagttttgctttttgaaactttctggattttttttttttttttttttttttcaaatatcttccacccacagttggttgaatcctcaGATTCAGAAGCCGTGGATACCGAAGGCCAACTGAAATTGTTTCACaaataaggaaaccaaggctcagaggaaTTTAAGCacttgctgaaggtcacacagccactTACAAAGACATGATTAGAACCAAGGTCAGTCTCGCTCAAAGTCTGTGCTCTTCATCCCTCCAAGCCCATTGCTTCACTAAGGAGATTATGGGCTTTATGAAGTCATTGTGCCCAGCCTTGCTTCTTCTCTCTGTAACAGGGAAGAAGCTGGGGAAATAGTTTAGAAAAGAAGATGCTAATTCTCTAAGAgtatagttttatttgtttatgagaaaaaaatgtttattagcagatggggaaacagtggaaacagtgtcagactttaatttttggggctccaaaatcactgcagatggtgaccgcagccatgaaattaaaagatgcttactccttggagggaaagttatgaccaacctagatagcatattgaaaagcagagacattactttgccaacaaaggtccgtctagtcaaggctctggtttttccagtggtcatgtatggatgtgagagttggactctgaagaaagctgagcgccaaagaattgatgcttttgaactgtggtgttggagaagactcttgagagtcccttggactgcaaggagatccaaccagtccattctaaaggagatcggtcctgggtgttctttggaaggaatgatgctaaagctgaaagtccagtactttggccacctcatgcaaagagttgagtcattggaaaagactctgatgctgggagggattgggggcaggaggagaagggtacgacagaggatgagatggctggatggcatcaccgactagatggacatgagtttggtagctcagacagtaaaacgtctgccagttcgattcctgggtcaggaagatcccctggagaaggagatggcaatccactccagcactcttgcctggaaaatcccatggacggaggagcctaataggctacagtccatggggtcgcaaacagtcggacatgactgagcgacttcactcactcactcactcacttgagtgaattccgggagttggtgatggacagggaggcctgacgtgctgcaattcatggggtcgcaaagagtcggatacaactgagcgactgaactgaactgaagagccagGTGGAAGGAATAAAGGACTCCTGATTTAAAGGTGACGAAGACATGGTCTCACCCTTGAAGTGGTCACAGAAAGGAAGTGAGACCAAGGTCAAAGCACAGGACAGAGTGCTTCAAGTCTATCAGCAGGACATGAACAAAAGATGTGGGTACACTGAGGCTATATATGTGGGAGTAGGGAGGCTTCATGAAAGAGGAGGTGATATCTCACGGAACCATGAGGAGGGCTTTGTGGGTCAAGAGGAGACGAAAGCATTCTAGCCAAAGGCAACTTCATGTGCAACGCAAGGAGCTGTGGGACAGCCTGGTTCATGTCATGAATGATGTGCAGCTCAGTATGGAGGGGGCTGAGAGTGGAggtggggaaaagtggaaaggaGTATGGTTGGAATGATATATTGGAGCTCAAATGCACTAAATGTTTGATTAACTAAATTGCCTGGTTAGGAATTCAGTTGCTTTTGGTTAAAAATCCCAGAGGTGTTCAAGGGGATAAGATCCAGTCTATTTGTGAAGGTGTTTGGCTTTTACAAATGGCCTACTCTGTTACATATTTTAATGGCTCTAGTAAGAATGCTgggaaaggaactccagggagCAATAGATAGTAATTGAGGCTGATGTAATTTGTAGGGTATTGGCCTATCTGGATTATCTAATAAGGATTTATAGCTAGATGAAATCTAAAGTATTAAATCTAATTCCACCCCTCTTACATGCTCTGTAGCTCTCACTCTAACTCTCCAACTCTCCCTCCCTCTATAACAGGGAGGAAGCAAGGCTTGCTTCATGAAGCCCATAATTTAGTTAGTGAAGTAGTGTGCTTGGAGGGGTAAAGAGCACAGACTTTGAGTGAGGCAGACCTTGGTTCTAATCATGTTTTTGTAagtggctgtgtgaccttcagcagCAAGTGCTTAAAttcctctgagccttggtttacTTATTTGTGAAACAATTATAGTTGGCCTTCGGTCAACAAACCACTCTCCAGATGCTAGCTATCAACAGTAGACTGTGGTAGCCAGAGTGATAGAAGATAAAATAGAAGTTCATcaattgaagaaaaataatataccCTACCATAACAGAGTTGTTAGAATAAGTGAGAATTAAATATAAGGAGCCTAGTACACAGCTGGAACCTGAGAGTCCAAAATGCTGGCTTAGGAGGCAGAATAACTTAATGGTTAAGAGTTCAAATTCTGCAGCCTGACTCCTGAGTTTGCTTACTAGATCTATGACCATagacaaattaattaatttattatctaACCTGTAAGGGTGTCTGCTTCCTCAAAATGGTAAACCGAGAG contains:
- the LOC102171395 gene encoding histone H2B type 2-E translates to MPEPAKSAPAPKKGSKKAVTKAQKKDGKKRKRSRKESYSIYVYKVLKQVHPDTGISSKAMGIMNSFVNDIFERIAGEASRLAHYNKRSTITSREIQTAVRLLLPGELAKHAVSEGTKAVTKYTSSK
- the LOC102171676 gene encoding histone H2A type 2-C, with protein sequence MSGRGKQGGKARAKAKSRSSRAGLQFPVGRVHRLLRKGNYAERVGAGAPVYMAAVLEYLTAEILELAGNAARDNKKTRIIPRHLQLAIRNDEELNKLLGKVTIAQGGVLPNIQAVLLPKKTESHKAKSK
- the LOC102171944 gene encoding histone H2A type 2-B, with protein sequence MSGRGKQGGKARAKAKSRSSRAGLQFPVGRVHRLLRKGNYAERVGAGAPVYLAAVLEYLTAEILELAGNAARDNKKTRIIPRHLQLAVRNDEELNKLLGGVTIAQGGVLPNIQAVLLPKKTESHKPGKNK